From the genome of Vicia villosa cultivar HV-30 ecotype Madison, WI linkage group LG2, Vvil1.0, whole genome shotgun sequence, one region includes:
- the LOC131648063 gene encoding uclacyanin 1-like: MGVFQIILRLSFVAILIKLAMATNHIVGGPNGGWDTSSDLQTWASSKQFSVGDNLVFQYPPNHNVVEVTKSDYDSCQQTNAIQSFNDGATTIPLTSQGKRYFICGTIGHCSQGMKIEIDTLATQISPASPATASPPAAAASPPAADSLIVSIIPSAAPEEPTTAPPAESPESPSPMFETQMETPTLSPVIPSTEFLAPNSPLPQHSADASASSTVKGNLQAFISVVLSFAAVFMTFF, encoded by the exons ATGGGTGTTTTTCAAATCATTCTAAGACTATCTTTTgtggctatcctcatcaaattgGCCATGGCTACTAATCATATTGTTGGAGGACCAAATGGTGGATGGGATACAAGCTCAGACCTTCAAACATGGGCATCTTCCAAACAATTTTCCGTCGGAGACAATCTCG TTTTCCAGTATCCACCAAACCATAATGTGGTGGAAGTTACAAAATCAGACTATGACTCATGCCAGCAAACAAATGCAATTCAATCTTTCAATGATGGTGCCACAACCATCCCTCTCACATCACAAGGCAAAAGATACTTCATTTGTGGAACAATAGGACATTGCAGCCAAGGAATGAAGATTGAAATAGACACACTTGCCACTCAAATTTCTCCTGCCTCTCCAGCAACAGCATCTCCTCCAGCAGCAGCAGCATCTCCTCCAGCAGCAGATTCTCTAATTGTTTCCATCATTCCCTCTGCAGCACCTGAAGAACCTACTACTGCTCCACCTGCAGAATCTCCTGAATCACCAAGTCCGATGTTCGAAACACAAATGGAAACTCCTACGTTGTCTCCGGTTATTCCTTCCACTGAATTTTTAGCTCCTAACTCTCCTCTACCGCAACATTCAGCGGACGCATCAGCTTCATCGACCGTGAAAGGAAATTTACAAGCCTTCATTTCAGTAGTGTTGAGTTTTGCTGCAGTGTTTATGACCTTCTTCTAA
- the LOC131648064 gene encoding transcription factor bHLH115-like has product MDMDSTGGGSSCWLYDYDGYDISLAAADFMASSHHSSAVDFMASSDHHSSAAFNWMPHSQSQSQTHIINPPSSNISLEMEYSLDSTVFESGPSKPSKRLQMEYSLDSTLLENGPSKRLRTDSYASGSKAGREKVRRDKLNDKFLELSSVLEPDTLPKTDKVTLLNDAVRVVTQLRNEAQRLKERNDELREKVKELKAEKNELRDEKNKLKLDKEKLEQQVKLTSVQSSFLSNAMAAKAQTAGHKLMPFIGYPGLSMWQFMSPATIDTSQDHLLRPPVA; this is encoded by the exons ATGGACATGGATTCCACTGGTGGTGGTTCCTCTTGTTGGCTCTATGATTATGATGGCTATGATATATCTCTTGCTGCTGCTGATTTCATGGCTTCTTCTCATCACTCTTCTGCTGTTGATTTCAtggcttcttctgatcatcactcttCTGCTGCTTTCAACTGGATGCCTCACTCTCAGTCTCAGTCTCAGACTCATATCATCAACCCACCTTCCTCCAATATCAG CTTGGAAATGGAATACTCACTAGATTCAACTGTATTCGAAAGTGGCCCTTCAAAGCCTTCAAAGCG CTTGCAAATGGAATACTCATTAGATTCAACTTTACTCGAAAACGGCCCTTCAAAGCG GTTAAGGACAGACTCATATGCTTCTGGCTCGAAGGCGGGTCGTGAGAAAGTGAGAAGGGATAAACTGAATGATAA GTTTCTTGAACTGAGTTCTGTCTTAGAGCCTGATACACTGCCCAAAACAGACAAAGTAACTTTATTAAACGACGCGGTTCGTGTGGTGACTCAATTAAGAAATGAAGCACAGAGGCTCAAGGAAAGGAACGATGAATTGCGCGAAAAAGTTAAAGAACTTAAG GCTGAGAAGAATGAGCTTCGTGACGAGAAGAATAAGCTGAAGTTAGACAAAGAAAAGCTGGAGCAACAAGTGAAGTTAACAAGTGTGCAGTCAAGTTTCCTCTCTAATGCCATGGCTGCTAAAGCACAAACTGCTGGCCACAAGCTGATGCCATTCATTGGTTATCCTGGACTTTCGATGTGGCAGTTTATGTCACCTGCTACGATTGATACATCACAGGATCATCTCCTTCGACCACCCGTTGCTTAA